One stretch of Roseovarius mucosus DNA includes these proteins:
- a CDS encoding DUF2948 family protein, translated as MTEDAKFEDGREAPLNLGAIEEDDLKVISSLAQDAVFPITEMTWRPGQRRFGLLLNRFRWEDQGLKRHGPERVQALLVVDNVLRVASQGINRHDKDTILSLLAITFEPGSEGAGHVLLTLAGDGALRLEVEALEVTLKDVTRPYRAPSGKVPHHES; from the coding sequence ATGACCGAAGACGCCAAATTCGAAGACGGGCGCGAAGCCCCTCTTAATCTGGGCGCGATAGAAGAGGACGACCTAAAGGTCATCTCATCGCTCGCACAAGACGCGGTCTTTCCCATCACCGAGATGACGTGGCGACCGGGCCAGCGGCGCTTTGGCCTTTTGCTCAACCGCTTTCGTTGGGAAGATCAGGGGCTTAAGCGACATGGGCCGGAGCGGGTGCAGGCGCTCTTGGTGGTGGACAATGTGCTGCGCGTGGCCAGCCAAGGCATCAACCGGCATGACAAAGACACGATCCTGTCGTTGCTCGCGATCACCTTTGAGCCGGGGTCGGAGGGGGCGGGTCATGTGCTTTTGACGCTGGCGGGTGACGGCGCGTTGCGCCTAGAGGTCGAGGCGCTCGAAGTCACGCTCAAAGATGTGACGCGGCCCTACCGCGCGCCATCAGGCAAGGTGCCGCACCACGAGAGCTGA
- the murA gene encoding UDP-N-acetylglucosamine 1-carboxyvinyltransferase — translation MDSIVVTGNGPLEGQIPIAGAKNACLTLMPATLLSDEPLTLTNAPRLSDIKTMTTLLQSLGAEVVQMQGGQVLALSSHNLNNHVADYDIVRKMRASILVLGPMLARDGHAVVSLPGGCAIGARPVDLHLRALEAMGAELDLREGYVHAKAPGGLKGGMFEFPIVSVGATENALMAATLAKGTTVLKNAAREPEIVDLAHCLRRMGAQIEGEGTGTITIQGVDRLGGATHPVVVDRIELGTYMLAPAICGGEVECLGGRRDLVGAFCDKLEEAGISVTETDAGLKVSRKNGKVRAVDVVTEPFPGFPTDLQAQMMALMCTAEGTSVLEERIFENRFMHAPELMRMGAKIDVHGGTATVTGIDRLKGAPVMATDLRASVSLILAGLAAEGETIVNRVYHLDRGYERVEEKLGNVGAKIERISGK, via the coding sequence ATGGATTCGATCGTCGTCACAGGCAATGGGCCGCTTGAAGGACAAATTCCCATCGCGGGGGCCAAGAATGCCTGTCTGACGCTGATGCCCGCCACATTGCTAAGCGATGAGCCGTTGACCCTGACCAATGCGCCGCGTCTGTCGGATATCAAGACAATGACAACGCTGCTGCAATCCTTGGGCGCAGAGGTGGTGCAGATGCAGGGTGGGCAAGTTTTGGCGCTGTCGTCGCATAATCTGAACAACCACGTCGCCGACTATGACATCGTGCGCAAGATGCGGGCCTCGATCCTCGTGCTGGGGCCAATGCTGGCGCGGGATGGTCATGCTGTGGTCTCGCTGCCGGGCGGATGCGCCATCGGAGCGCGGCCCGTTGATCTGCATTTGCGCGCATTGGAGGCGATGGGTGCCGAACTTGACCTGCGCGAGGGCTATGTACATGCCAAGGCCCCCGGCGGCCTGAAGGGGGGAATGTTCGAATTCCCCATCGTCTCGGTCGGGGCCACGGAAAACGCCCTGATGGCGGCGACCTTGGCCAAAGGTACGACCGTGCTCAAGAATGCTGCGCGCGAGCCTGAGATCGTTGATCTGGCCCACTGCCTGCGCCGCATGGGCGCGCAAATCGAAGGCGAAGGCACAGGCACGATTACCATTCAGGGGGTAGACCGGCTTGGAGGTGCGACGCATCCCGTGGTGGTCGACCGGATCGAGCTTGGGACCTATATGCTGGCCCCGGCGATCTGCGGAGGTGAGGTAGAATGCCTCGGCGGACGGCGGGATCTTGTGGGCGCTTTTTGTGACAAACTTGAAGAGGCGGGCATCAGCGTCACCGAAACTGACGCGGGTCTCAAGGTCAGCCGCAAGAATGGCAAAGTGCGCGCTGTCGATGTAGTGACAGAGCCGTTTCCGGGCTTCCCCACAGACCTGCAAGCGCAGATGATGGCGCTGATGTGCACCGCCGAAGGCACCTCGGTACTGGAAGAGCGTATCTTTGAAAATCGCTTCATGCATGCACCGGAACTGATGCGAATGGGTGCGAAAATCGACGTGCATGGCGGCACCGCCACCGTAACCGGCATTGATCGCCTCAAGGGCGCGCCGGTGATGGCCACCGATCTGCGCGCCTCGGTGTCGCTCATTCTTGCGGGGCTGGCGGCAGAAGGCGAAACCATCGTCAACCGGGTGTATCACCTTGATCGCGGCTACGAGCGGGTCGAGGAAAAGCTGGGCAACGTCGGCGCCAAGATCGAAAGGATCAGTGGCAAATGA
- a CDS encoding alternative oxidase, giving the protein MRPERQFETDETATLEVHHSPRDIHDRIALRIVKIMRVFADAFFSKRYGHRAVVLETVAAVPGMVGGLLQHLKSLRHIREDQGWIRELLDEAENERMHLMTFVQIAQPSRGERWLIMIAQAIFYNVFFFTYLLAPRTAHRIVGYLEEEAVVSYTQYLAEIDAGRQDNVPAPQIAIDYWKLSQDARLRDVVIAVRADEAHHRDTNHGFANQIMEGRHP; this is encoded by the coding sequence ATGAGACCCGAAAGGCAATTTGAGACCGACGAGACCGCAACACTGGAGGTTCACCATAGTCCGCGCGATATCCATGATCGGATCGCGCTGCGGATTGTGAAAATCATGCGGGTTTTTGCCGACGCCTTTTTCTCAAAGCGCTACGGGCATCGTGCTGTGGTGCTTGAAACTGTGGCTGCCGTGCCGGGGATGGTGGGGGGGCTCTTGCAGCATCTCAAATCATTACGGCACATCCGCGAAGATCAGGGTTGGATCCGCGAATTGCTAGATGAGGCCGAGAATGAGCGCATGCATTTGATGACCTTTGTCCAAATCGCGCAGCCGTCACGCGGCGAGCGGTGGTTGATCATGATAGCGCAGGCGATTTTCTATAACGTGTTCTTCTTCACCTACCTCCTTGCTCCGCGCACGGCGCATCGGATTGTGGGCTATCTCGAGGAAGAGGCGGTGGTCAGCTATACGCAATATCTGGCAGAGATTGATGCCGGACGGCAGGATAATGTGCCGGCACCGCAAATCGCGATCGACTACTGGAAGCTGTCCCAAGATGCGCGCTTGCGCGACGTCGTCATCGCTGTGCGCGCTGATGAGGCGCATCACCGTGACACAAACCACGGCTTTGCCAATCAGATCATGGAAGGGCGGCACCCGTAA
- a CDS encoding 4Fe-4S dicluster domain-containing protein has translation MWYELRDRSLPSSEGHAVLPRPPGTVREWRLADMCTGCGDCVAVCPKAIVALDKEVLPVVTAIDACGRCGLCADVCTRGAIELTKETRLGLERILKGDGLGQRAG, from the coding sequence ATGTGGTACGAATTGCGGGATCGTTCCCTGCCAAGTTCCGAAGGTCATGCTGTCTTGCCGCGCCCGCCCGGAACGGTGCGGGAATGGCGGCTGGCCGATATGTGCACGGGGTGCGGCGATTGCGTTGCGGTGTGCCCAAAGGCGATTGTCGCCCTTGATAAAGAGGTTTTGCCAGTTGTGACCGCGATTGACGCTTGCGGCCGATGTGGCCTCTGCGCCGATGTCTGCACCCGTGGTGCCATCGAATTGACAAAGGAAACGCGGCTTGGGCTGGAACGCATTCTGAAGGGCGACGGCCTAGGGCAGCGCGCTGGCTGA
- a CDS encoding PAS-domain containing protein gives MGTSRADHDAMTMAGLNLIQQALTIYDRDLRLAVCNRRFQEMFALPDVLVTPGADFADTIRYLATRGDYGDVGDVEGFVTTRVDIARAFEPHYMERTRANGRTISVEGTPLPQGGWVTVYTDITRAKRQEALLRARSEELSDQLVGYSEELSATNRQLEATITALEEAKRQISEAEARTRMTAEMMPAHIAHVGPDRCYTYSNRRLTSVMPGSRADLIGVHAAQVLGPQPWSIIGPELDKAYAGQASVFEFTHEPSSRRIRVALTPDHTSGGVYILSMDITEESQTRAALQQTRRREMAAQLTSGLAHDFSNLLTIILGMQSRLGRMGLKPEAQELINATLAAARRGGGLLNRIADMTGPREHEPVPTDLAAFLDDLETLARSALPTGIAFEIICVGLADRYLLDPGMLQDSLLNLVLNARDACAGSGAITLTAQPVQDTWLELAVDDTGPGFSPEALKHALDPFFTTKGGEGSGLGLPMVYDMTKLAGGRILMGNTDTGGRVALRLPLRRAAAARPPGLVLLVEDSPDLRSTLRDMLRGAGHSVIEAASVDEAAALIANLPEISAVLSDIVLEGNRTGIDLARLPRRGDCALVLMTSLPPDDPLHRQAADLAPVLRKPFSAAQLDAALNTGAQP, from the coding sequence ATGGGTACAAGCCGCGCCGATCATGACGCCATGACGATGGCCGGCCTGAACCTCATTCAGCAGGCGCTTACGATCTATGACCGGGATTTGCGCCTTGCGGTCTGCAACCGACGGTTTCAAGAAATGTTTGCCCTGCCTGATGTGCTGGTGACACCGGGCGCCGATTTCGCGGATACGATCCGCTATCTGGCAACGCGCGGCGATTATGGCGACGTGGGCGATGTGGAAGGGTTCGTAACGACCCGCGTCGATATCGCCCGCGCGTTCGAGCCGCATTACATGGAGCGCACGCGCGCCAATGGCCGCACCATCAGCGTCGAGGGCACGCCGCTGCCGCAGGGGGGATGGGTCACGGTCTATACCGACATCACCCGTGCCAAACGACAAGAGGCGTTGTTGCGCGCCCGTTCAGAAGAGTTGTCCGATCAATTGGTCGGTTATTCAGAAGAGCTGTCTGCCACCAACCGACAGTTAGAGGCCACAATCACGGCCCTCGAAGAGGCCAAGCGCCAGATTTCCGAGGCCGAGGCCCGCACCAGAATGACCGCCGAGATGATGCCCGCCCATATTGCGCATGTCGGTCCAGACCGTTGCTATACCTATTCCAACCGGCGGCTTACCTCGGTCATGCCCGGATCACGCGCCGATCTGATCGGGGTGCACGCGGCGCAGGTTCTCGGGCCACAGCCGTGGTCGATTATAGGTCCCGAACTGGACAAGGCCTATGCCGGACAGGCTTCGGTGTTCGAATTCACCCATGAGCCCAGTTCACGGCGTATCCGGGTGGCGCTGACCCCGGATCACACCAGTGGCGGGGTTTACATCCTGTCGATGGACATCACCGAAGAAAGCCAGACACGCGCCGCCCTGCAACAGACGCGGCGGCGGGAAATGGCGGCACAACTCACTTCGGGCCTTGCGCATGATTTCTCAAACCTCTTGACGATCATCCTTGGGATGCAGTCGCGCCTTGGCCGCATGGGCCTAAAGCCCGAGGCGCAGGAATTGATCAACGCCACCCTCGCGGCGGCGCGGCGAGGTGGCGGGCTGCTCAATCGCATCGCCGACATGACCGGCCCGCGCGAGCATGAACCCGTGCCCACCGATCTTGCCGCCTTTCTCGACGATCTAGAGACACTGGCGCGCTCGGCCCTGCCCACGGGTATCGCTTTTGAGATCATCTGCGTCGGCCTTGCGGATCGCTATCTGCTGGATCCCGGCATGTTGCAGGACTCGCTGCTCAATCTGGTGCTGAACGCCCGCGATGCCTGCGCAGGAAGTGGCGCAATCACCCTTACAGCCCAGCCGGTGCAGGATACATGGCTCGAGCTTGCCGTGGACGACACCGGGCCCGGGTTCAGCCCCGAGGCGCTCAAACATGCGCTTGATCCGTTTTTCACCACGAAGGGTGGCGAGGGATCGGGGCTTGGCCTGCCCATGGTCTATGACATGACCAAGCTGGCGGGCGGGCGTATCCTAATGGGCAATACCGACACAGGCGGGCGCGTGGCGCTGCGCTTGCCCCTGCGCCGCGCGGCGGCGGCGCGTCCTCCGGGCCTTGTTCTTTTGGTCGAAGACAGCCCCGATCTGCGCTCTACCCTGCGCGATATGTTGCGGGGCGCAGGCCATAGCGTGATTGAGGCCGCCAGCGTGGACGAGGCCGCAGCGCTGATCGCCAATCTGCCGGAAATCTCGGCCGTTCTGTCGGATATCGTGCTTGAGGGCAACCGCACCGGAATTGATCTGGCGCGACTGCCCCGACGCGGTGATTGCGCGCTCGTGCTGATGACCTCGTTGCCCCCAGACGATCCGCTACACCGGCAAGCGGCAGACCTTGCCCCGGTGCTGCGCAAACCCTTTTCCGCCGCACAGCTTGACGCGGCCCTCAACACCGGAGCGCAGCCATGA
- a CDS encoding calcium-binding protein: protein MSGGAGRDIVLGGYGNDMIGAGFDADLVYAGRGNDSVGGGSGGNILFLIAGNDTLTGGQSSDVFVVNTFTAGGIDTIADFNPIAFKTSAFFTPPSSRLQFHIGVDPDELDPLTAFASLDTSDADTGATITIAEHTVVFEGVFAADISVGDFIFLSGPMDAGILEKPMLRVPAPNVADVGTHMVFRAGGNIRFRDASFGVHCRNHSLPLRASGMIAVFTRFNWCCWGGLNSRPRHYQ from the coding sequence ATGTCTGGCGGCGCAGGCCGGGATATTGTCTTGGGTGGCTACGGCAACGACATGATCGGTGCCGGTTTTGACGCTGATCTTGTCTATGCCGGACGTGGTAACGACAGCGTTGGCGGCGGTTCCGGGGGTAACATCCTGTTTTTGATCGCGGGCAATGACACCCTCACCGGTGGCCAGTCTTCTGATGTGTTTGTCGTCAATACCTTCACTGCGGGCGGAATCGACACGATTGCGGATTTCAATCCAATCGCATTTAAAACCAGTGCTTTCTTTACTCCGCCATCAAGCAGGTTGCAGTTTCATATCGGCGTCGATCCTGACGAACTTGATCCGTTGACCGCATTCGCCAGTCTTGACACCAGCGACGCGGACACAGGCGCGACGATTACGATCGCGGAACATACAGTTGTTTTTGAGGGCGTTTTTGCCGCCGACATTTCGGTCGGAGATTTCATCTTTTTATCGGGTCCGATGGACGCTGGCATTTTGGAAAAACCCATGCTCCGGGTGCCAGCCCCGAACGTGGCGGATGTTGGGACTCACATGGTTTTCAGAGCCGGGGGAAACATCCGCTTTCGGGACGCCAGTTTTGGCGTTCATTGCCGTAACCATTCACTGCCCCTGCGGGCAAGTGGCATGATCGCGGTATTTACAAGATTTAACTGGTGCTGCTGGGGAGGATTGAACTCCCGACCTCGTCATTACCAATGA
- a CDS encoding rod shape-determining protein yields the protein MSIFDRIPSLFSSDMAIDLGTANTLVYVKGRGIILSEPSVVAYHVKDGVRKVLAVGEDAKLMLGRTPGSIEAIRPMREGVIADFDTAEAMIKHFIRKVHKRSTFSKPKIIVCVPHGATPVEKRAIRQSVLSAGARRAGLIAEPIAAAIGAGMPITDPTGNMVVDIGGGTTEVAVLSLGDIVYARSVRVGGDRMDEAIINYLRRQQNLLVGESTAERIKTSIGTARMPDDGRGTSMHVRGRDLLNGVPKEIEISQAQIAEALAEPVQQICEAVMTALEATPPDLAADIVDRGVMLTGGGALLGDLDLALREQTGLAVSIADDSLNCVALGTGKALEFEKQLRHAIDYDS from the coding sequence ATGTCTATATTTGATAGGATTCCCAGTCTGTTTTCATCAGACATGGCGATTGACCTGGGCACGGCCAACACGCTGGTTTACGTCAAGGGGCGCGGGATCATCCTGAGCGAGCCTTCGGTTGTGGCCTATCACGTCAAGGACGGAGTTCGCAAAGTGCTGGCCGTGGGCGAGGATGCCAAGCTGATGTTGGGGCGGACCCCCGGCAGCATCGAGGCCATAAGGCCGATGCGCGAAGGTGTGATCGCCGACTTTGACACCGCCGAAGCGATGATCAAGCATTTCATCCGCAAGGTGCACAAGCGTTCAACCTTTTCCAAGCCCAAGATCATCGTCTGCGTGCCGCACGGGGCGACACCTGTGGAAAAGCGCGCGATCCGGCAATCAGTGCTCTCCGCAGGTGCGCGCCGGGCGGGTTTGATCGCAGAACCCATTGCCGCCGCTATTGGTGCCGGCATGCCGATCACAGATCCCACCGGGAACATGGTGGTTGATATCGGCGGCGGCACGACCGAGGTCGCGGTGCTCAGCCTTGGCGATATCGTCTATGCGCGCTCGGTGCGTGTTGGGGGCGACCGGATGGACGAGGCGATCATCAACTATCTGCGTCGCCAGCAAAACCTGCTGGTGGGTGAATCCACGGCTGAGCGGATCAAGACCAGCATCGGCACGGCCCGTATGCCCGACGACGGGCGCGGCACGTCGATGCATGTGCGCGGGCGTGACCTGCTCAATGGCGTGCCCAAGGAAATCGAGATCAGCCAAGCGCAGATCGCCGAGGCGCTTGCCGAACCCGTACAACAGATTTGCGAGGCGGTGATGACCGCGCTTGAGGCGACACCACCCGATCTGGCGGCGGATATCGTAGACCGAGGCGTGATGCTGACCGGCGGGGGCGCGCTTTTGGGCGATCTTGATCTGGCGCTGCGCGAACAAACCGGGCTGGCCGTATCCATTGCGGATGACAGTCTCAATTGCGTGGCACTTGGCACTGGCAAAGCGCTTGAGTTTGAAAAGCAGTTGCGCCACGCGATTGACTACGACAGCTGA
- a CDS encoding AMP-binding protein has product MDSVPALLQRNATRFADRPAYREKEYGIWQCWTWAEAEKEIEALALGLINLGVNEGDFVAVIGRNRPHFYWSMVAAQSVGAIPVPLYQDAAAPEMAYVMEHCGARFAIVQDQEQVDKLIEVQEGLHQLEHMIYVDPRGLRKYDHHKLHRFIDIQEQGRAAYYEWIEDLKARRAKLTYDSVCVMLYTSGTTGKPKGVVLSNRNIIEASKSSSEFDHLTKDEEVLAYLPMAWVGDFIFSIGQAYWCGFCVNCPESPETMQTDLREIGPTYFFAPPRVFETQLTNVMIRMEDAGRVKKWLFDHFMSHARRVGPAILDGKPVSGLDRLKYRLGNLFIYGPLKDTLGLGRVRVGYTAGEAIGPEIFDFYRSLGINLKQLYGQTEASVFITLQPDGEVRSDTVGVPAPGVEIRISDTGEVFYRSAGTFEYYYKNPESTASTKDSEGWVATGDAGFFEEGSGHLRIIDRAKDVGKMADGRMFAPKYVENKLKFYPNILEAVVFGNGRNACTAFINIDLTAVGNWAERNNIGYASYQELAGHPKVLETIKSHVEEVNRSLADDPMLSHCQVHRFLVLHKELDADDGEMTRTRKVRRGVISEKFDDLLTALYDGSPEIYTTTEVTYEDGRKGAISATLKIVDAKVASVATMQRVAAE; this is encoded by the coding sequence ATGGATTCCGTTCCGGCGCTCTTGCAACGTAACGCCACGCGATTTGCCGATAGACCGGCCTATCGCGAAAAGGAATATGGGATCTGGCAGTGCTGGACATGGGCCGAGGCCGAGAAGGAGATCGAGGCGCTTGCGCTCGGGCTCATCAATCTTGGTGTGAATGAGGGCGATTTCGTCGCCGTCATCGGCCGCAACCGTCCGCATTTCTACTGGTCCATGGTCGCCGCGCAATCTGTCGGTGCAATCCCCGTTCCGCTCTACCAAGATGCTGCCGCCCCCGAGATGGCCTATGTGATGGAGCATTGTGGGGCACGCTTTGCCATCGTTCAGGATCAAGAACAGGTCGACAAGCTGATCGAGGTGCAGGAGGGGCTGCACCAACTGGAGCATATGATCTATGTCGATCCGCGCGGCTTGCGCAAATATGATCACCACAAGTTGCACCGCTTCATCGACATTCAGGAGCAGGGCCGCGCCGCCTATTACGAATGGATCGAAGATCTTAAGGCGCGACGCGCGAAACTGACCTATGACAGCGTTTGCGTCATGCTTTACACCTCGGGCACCACGGGCAAGCCCAAGGGCGTGGTGCTGAGCAATCGCAACATCATCGAGGCGTCCAAATCGTCTTCCGAGTTTGACCATCTGACCAAGGACGAAGAGGTGCTGGCCTATCTGCCGATGGCTTGGGTGGGCGATTTCATTTTCTCCATCGGGCAGGCCTATTGGTGCGGGTTTTGTGTCAACTGTCCTGAGAGCCCAGAGACCATGCAGACCGACCTGCGTGAAATTGGGCCCACCTATTTCTTTGCGCCGCCCCGCGTGTTCGAGACGCAGTTGACCAATGTGATGATCCGGATGGAGGATGCGGGCCGTGTCAAGAAATGGCTCTTTGACCATTTCATGTCCCATGCCCGCCGCGTCGGCCCTGCGATCCTCGATGGTAAGCCGGTCAGCGGTCTGGACCGCCTCAAATACCGGCTTGGGAATCTCTTTATCTATGGTCCACTCAAGGACACGCTTGGCCTTGGTCGCGTGCGCGTGGGCTATACTGCGGGTGAGGCGATTGGGCCGGAGATTTTCGATTTCTACCGCTCGCTTGGCATCAACCTCAAACAACTCTACGGGCAAACCGAAGCTTCGGTGTTTATCACCCTGCAACCCGATGGCGAAGTGCGCTCCGATACCGTGGGCGTGCCTGCCCCCGGCGTGGAAATCCGTATCAGCGACACCGGCGAGGTGTTCTATCGTTCAGCGGGCACGTTTGAATATTACTACAAGAATCCTGAAAGCACGGCCTCAACCAAAGACTCCGAAGGCTGGGTCGCCACCGGTGATGCCGGATTTTTCGAGGAAGGCAGTGGGCATCTACGGATCATCGACCGCGCCAAGGATGTGGGCAAGATGGCTGATGGCCGGATGTTCGCGCCCAAATATGTGGAAAACAAGCTCAAGTTCTATCCCAATATTCTCGAGGCGGTCGTCTTTGGCAACGGGCGCAACGCCTGCACCGCCTTTATCAACATCGACCTCACGGCAGTCGGAAATTGGGCCGAGCGGAACAATATCGGCTATGCGTCCTATCAGGAATTGGCCGGGCATCCCAAGGTGTTGGAGACGATCAAATCCCATGTGGAAGAGGTCAATCGCAGCCTCGCGGATGATCCCATGCTGTCGCATTGCCAGGTGCATCGCTTCCTCGTGCTACACAAGGAACTGGATGCCGACGATGGCGAGATGACGCGCACTCGCAAGGTGCGGCGTGGTGTGATCTCTGAGAAATTCGATGACCTGCTGACCGCGCTCTATGACGGGTCGCCTGAAATCTACACCACCACTGAAGTGACCTATGAGGATGGCCGCAAGGGGGCGATCAGCGCGACGCTCAAGATCGTCGATGCCAAGGTGGCCTCGGTGGCGACGATGCAAAGGGTGGCGGCAGAATGA
- a CDS encoding response regulator transcription factor, whose protein sequence is MTAPLVAILDDEPAIRSMLAQALSEAGFRTMAFGRATEFEAALRSTTPDVCLVDLSLPDRDGLSLVHRLALEQGATVIIISGRAQVQDRVTGLELGADDYIIKPFDPAEVVARVRARLRRGIPSTQTGEVARFNGWVAHFDRYMLEDDTGTETPFSHAEGEVLRLFLERPKRLISRQTMQETLGGAAGESFDRAMDVRISRLRTKLREDPKNPRLIKTIYGAGYIFLGDVSWG, encoded by the coding sequence ATGACAGCGCCGCTTGTGGCCATTCTTGATGATGAACCGGCGATCCGTTCAATGCTGGCGCAGGCGCTTTCCGAGGCGGGATTTCGCACCATGGCCTTTGGCCGCGCCACAGAGTTCGAGGCCGCCTTGCGCAGCACCACGCCCGATGTTTGCCTTGTCGATCTGTCGCTGCCAGATCGTGACGGGCTGAGCCTTGTGCATCGGTTGGCATTGGAGCAGGGGGCAACGGTGATCATCATCTCGGGCCGCGCACAGGTGCAGGACAGGGTGACAGGGCTGGAACTGGGCGCGGATGACTATATCATCAAACCGTTCGATCCCGCCGAAGTGGTGGCACGCGTCCGCGCCCGACTGCGCCGGGGCATTCCCAGTACACAAACCGGCGAGGTGGCGCGGTTCAACGGCTGGGTCGCACATTTTGACCGCTACATGCTTGAAGATGATACGGGAACGGAAACGCCCTTTTCCCATGCCGAAGGAGAGGTGCTGCGCCTCTTTCTGGAACGTCCCAAGCGCTTGATCTCCCGCCAAACGATGCAAGAGACGCTTGGCGGCGCGGCAGGTGAAAGCTTTGACCGCGCCATGGATGTGCGCATCTCGCGCCTGCGCACCAAACTGCGCGAAGACCCCAAGAACCCGCGCCTGATCAAAACGATCTATGGCGCAGGCTATATTTTTCTGGGGGATGTAAGTTGGGGCTAA
- the hisD gene encoding histidinol dehydrogenase, with translation MPITLDATAPDFEARFAELLSAKREDSPDVDDIVAGIIADVRQRGDAAVIALTERFDRVALTPETLRFSPEEIVQLIGEVPPAERDALELAAERIRAYHARQMPEDASWTEESGAMLGWRWTPVSAAGLYVPGGLASYPSSVLMNAIPAKVAGVERLAIVVPTPDGKANPLVLLAAQIAGVDEIYRIGGAQAIAALAYGTESIAPVDKITGPGNAFVAAAKRRVFGKVGIDMIAGPSEILVIADRGQNPDWIALDMLSQAEHDESAQAILITDDAELAEAVSAAINRHLETLERRAIAGASWRDYGAIVLVPDMATAATLSNRIAPEHLELCVSDPDALSAQITHAGAIFLGAWTPEAIGDYVGGPNHVLPTARSARFSSGLSVMDFLKRTTLARMTPEALRAIGPAAETLAISESLEAHGLSVRARLDHLNG, from the coding sequence ATGCCAATCACGCTTGACGCCACCGCGCCCGATTTCGAAGCCCGCTTTGCGGAGTTGCTCAGCGCCAAGCGCGAAGACAGTCCCGATGTAGACGATATCGTCGCGGGCATCATCGCGGATGTGCGGCAACGGGGGGATGCAGCAGTGATTGCATTGACCGAGCGCTTCGACCGTGTCGCGCTGACACCTGAAACGCTGCGCTTCTCGCCCGAGGAAATCGTGCAGCTTATTGGCGAAGTGCCCCCCGCTGAGCGGGACGCGCTGGAACTTGCGGCAGAGCGCATCCGCGCCTATCACGCGCGGCAGATGCCCGAGGATGCCAGCTGGACCGAAGAGAGCGGCGCCATGCTGGGCTGGCGTTGGACACCGGTCTCGGCGGCGGGGCTTTATGTTCCCGGTGGCTTGGCCTCTTATCCTTCCTCCGTGCTGATGAACGCCATTCCCGCCAAGGTGGCTGGGGTGGAACGGCTGGCGATCGTCGTTCCCACGCCAGATGGCAAGGCGAACCCGCTGGTGCTTTTGGCCGCGCAGATCGCGGGCGTAGATGAAATATACCGCATTGGCGGCGCACAGGCGATTGCAGCGCTTGCCTATGGCACCGAGAGCATTGCCCCGGTGGACAAGATCACCGGACCCGGTAATGCCTTTGTCGCCGCCGCCAAGCGCCGGGTGTTTGGCAAAGTGGGCATCGACATGATCGCTGGTCCCTCTGAAATCCTTGTGATTGCGGACAGGGGGCAGAACCCAGACTGGATCGCGCTCGACATGCTGAGCCAAGCTGAACATGACGAAAGCGCGCAAGCCATCCTGATCACGGACGATGCCGAGTTGGCCGAAGCGGTCAGCGCCGCCATTAACCGCCACCTCGAAACGCTGGAACGGCGCGCCATCGCAGGGGCAAGCTGGCGCGACTACGGCGCGATTGTTCTGGTGCCCGACATGGCCACCGCAGCCACCCTCTCGAACCGCATTGCGCCAGAGCATTTGGAGCTGTGCGTGAGCGATCCTGACGCCTTGTCGGCGCAAATCACTCATGCCGGAGCGATCTTTCTCGGGGCGTGGACGCCTGAGGCGATCGGCGATTACGTCGGTGGCCCCAATCACGTTTTGCCGACTGCGCGCTCGGCCCGGTTCTCGTCTGGTCTGTCGGTCATGGATTTCCTAAAGCGCACCACTTTGGCCCGGATGACACCGGAAGCCCTGCGCGCCATTGGCCCCGCCGCCGAAACCCTGGCCATCTCCGAGAGCCTTGAGGCGCATGGCCTATCGGTGCGGGCAAGATTGGACCATCTCAACGGCTGA